In the genome of Treponema pedis, one region contains:
- a CDS encoding acetamidase/formamidase family protein: MLTVEKTTYTFSKNAEPVAHVKPMDILEFITVDCFGNQIKKETDLAEVIDWKRVNPATGPVFVEGAEKGDVLAVDILDITVNEAGAVCTIPDCGPFIEKSELRTHIIQVKDGYVHFKDMKWPIKPMIGVIGCAHDERDIPTGHVYNHGGNMDSAIITKGVTVWFPVRVKGALLALGDLHATMGDGEVIGNGIEIGGRVVVRVRLLKNFELNWPITETETDFFVNTCGATCDEAIEAGYREMHRLISNAYGWDYTDAGMYMTMRGFLSANQACLTDEAGGNTFRIGTPKHAGKKRLIG; the protein is encoded by the coding sequence ATGTTAACTGTAGAAAAAACAACATATACTTTTTCCAAAAATGCTGAGCCTGTAGCACATGTAAAGCCTATGGATATATTGGAATTTATAACTGTAGATTGTTTTGGAAATCAGATAAAAAAAGAAACGGATTTGGCTGAAGTCATAGATTGGAAACGCGTTAATCCTGCAACCGGGCCTGTATTTGTAGAAGGAGCGGAAAAAGGCGATGTACTTGCGGTCGATATTTTAGATATTACTGTTAATGAAGCGGGTGCTGTATGTACAATCCCCGACTGCGGACCTTTTATAGAAAAGAGCGAATTGCGCACTCATATTATTCAGGTCAAGGACGGATATGTACACTTTAAAGATATGAAGTGGCCCATCAAACCTATGATAGGTGTAATAGGCTGTGCTCATGATGAACGAGATATTCCGACAGGACATGTATATAACCATGGCGGTAATATGGATAGTGCCATTATAACAAAAGGGGTTACGGTCTGGTTTCCTGTTAGGGTTAAGGGAGCTCTTTTGGCTCTCGGTGATCTTCATGCAACTATGGGTGATGGCGAGGTTATCGGAAACGGTATTGAAATAGGCGGTCGTGTTGTTGTGCGTGTGCGCCTGTTAAAAAACTTTGAACTGAATTGGCCTATAACGGAAACCGAAACTGATTTCTTTGTCAATACTTGCGGAGCTACATGCGATGAAGCAATTGAAGCGGGTTACCGCGAAATGCATCGCTTGATATCCAATGCTTACGGCTGGGATTATACGGACGCAGGTATGTATATGACGATGAGAGGATTCCTATCTGCTAATCAGGCTTGCTTAACCGATGAGGCGGGAGGAAATACCTTCCGTATCGGTACGCCGAAACATGCGGGAAAAAAAAGACTAATCGGATAA
- a CDS encoding Na+/H+ antiporter NhaC family protein, with amino-acid sequence MVSLKKILAPQTILHKLMTFGIALLVILLAAFFTPGKEGLSASVGTLVIVFILYYTLVSRRILETLILGTFFSIALLKGRGFVQGFIDQLFATMANADFAWIVLMCCFLNVFSKLLGKAGSMHAIARLIRRMIKKPKDLNLASWLMQFPLFFDDYMTIAVGGNIMAPMYDEMKMPREDGAFIIHTLAEPMRVLFPITSWAAFLGGLYVSGGMNADGTGMTAFFKSIPFQFYPIIAVLGTLLFALGKLPKFGTIKSPDKSLYAQLETEEDESGKKHGTLPDFFLPLIGMMAASFFFNFDIVPAMMVVLPATAAYYLIRGIIGSEDIEVCLVEGFADFMNLILLFCLSYMLNAVLSDMGYVDYLTGLVSRFVSPNLLPFIVFTVFCLSEWIMSLNWSLLLIAFPIILPAAISVGANPYLTGAAMISAGCFGCNMCYICDYTMLTSSVFGLKADRHASTCVPYSVGFAVISALLFLLAGFIF; translated from the coding sequence ATGGTTTCTTTGAAGAAAATATTGGCACCGCAGACAATCTTGCATAAACTAATGACATTCGGTATTGCATTGCTTGTAATACTTTTGGCCGCCTTTTTCACACCCGGAAAAGAAGGTTTAAGTGCAAGTGTAGGAACATTGGTCATCGTATTTATTCTTTATTATACGCTGGTCAGCCGAAGAATTTTGGAAACTCTGATTTTAGGCACTTTTTTCAGTATAGCCTTGCTTAAAGGCAGGGGATTTGTGCAGGGGTTTATTGACCAACTCTTCGCAACAATGGCAAATGCGGATTTTGCATGGATTGTACTTATGTGCTGTTTTTTGAATGTTTTCAGTAAGCTGCTGGGTAAAGCCGGTTCTATGCATGCAATTGCACGCTTGATTCGACGTATGATAAAAAAACCTAAAGATTTAAATCTTGCTTCATGGCTGATGCAGTTTCCGCTTTTTTTTGACGATTATATGACAATCGCCGTAGGCGGGAATATTATGGCTCCTATGTATGATGAAATGAAAATGCCTAGAGAGGACGGCGCGTTTATAATCCACACATTAGCGGAGCCTATGAGAGTTTTGTTTCCCATTACTTCATGGGCAGCATTTTTAGGAGGTCTTTATGTATCAGGCGGCATGAATGCGGACGGTACGGGAATGACGGCCTTTTTTAAATCTATTCCTTTCCAGTTTTATCCGATTATTGCCGTACTGGGTACATTGCTTTTTGCACTAGGGAAGCTGCCCAAATTCGGAACGATAAAAAGTCCGGATAAGAGTTTATATGCACAATTGGAGACTGAAGAAGATGAGTCCGGTAAAAAACACGGAACGTTACCGGATTTCTTTTTACCGCTTATCGGTATGATGGCTGCATCATTTTTCTTCAATTTTGATATTGTTCCTGCAATGATGGTTGTGCTTCCCGCAACTGCGGCATATTACCTTATTCGCGGAATTATCGGCTCGGAAGATATTGAAGTCTGCTTAGTAGAAGGTTTTGCAGATTTTATGAATCTGATTTTACTTTTCTGTCTTTCATATATGCTGAATGCGGTATTGTCGGACATGGGTTATGTAGACTATTTGACCGGATTGGTTAGCCGTTTTGTAAGTCCCAATCTTTTACCCTTTATTGTCTTTACTGTGTTCTGTCTTTCCGAGTGGATTATGTCATTGAACTGGAGTCTTTTGCTGATAGCATTCCCAATAATTTTACCGGCGGCAATTTCGGTAGGAGCTAATCCGTATCTTACAGGTGCGGCAATGATTTCTGCCGGTTGTTTCGGATGCAATATGTGTTACATTTGTGATTACACGATGTTGACCTCGTCCGTTTTCGGATTAAAAGCGGATAGACATGCATCGACATGTGTACCTTATTCTGTAGGATTTGCCGTTATTTCCGCCCTGTTATTCCTTTTGGCAGGATTCATATTTTAG
- a CDS encoding ATP-binding protein, producing the protein MYGNIIRRIENESNYECLAAVLYLYNICSNIHNIAQYSTLLGLFNILLTVFDNKEHAERVVNALIEKSIAKKQLHIFTPDENHKNPFKYCEILKNNFKEDEKIYKQTYFDLNTQLDINIARCTFVDNSYFAKIIACTFFSDGVNIEKSTSELAVNLLKNNSSINLLLYGSPGAGKTEFAKTLAVQTGLQIFSFKNEMENNEENVLRQLNCLLSIEKKRFYYYCR; encoded by the coding sequence ATGTACGGAAATATTATACGGCGTATTGAAAATGAAAGTAACTATGAATGCTTAGCGGCGGTATTATATCTTTATAATATTTGCAGCAATATTCACAATATTGCTCAGTATTCAACATTACTTGGGCTATTCAACATATTGCTCACAGTCTTTGATAACAAAGAACATGCGGAAAGAGTTGTCAATGCATTGATTGAAAAAAGCATAGCAAAAAAACAACTCCATATATTTACACCGGATGAAAACCATAAAAATCCATTTAAATATTGTGAAATACTGAAAAACAATTTCAAAGAAGATGAAAAAATATATAAGCAAACATATTTTGATTTGAATACCCAATTGGATATAAATATTGCACGATGTACATTTGTTGACAATTCATATTTTGCAAAAATAATAGCATGTACATTCTTTAGCGATGGTGTAAATATTGAAAAATCAACAAGTGAATTAGCGGTAAACCTTTTGAAAAATAATTCAAGTATAAATCTACTTTTGTACGGAAGTCCCGGTGCCGGCAAAACCGAATTTGCAAAAACTCTTGCCGTTCAAACCGGATTACAAATTTTCAGTTTTAAAAATGAAATGGAAAATAATGAAGAAAATGTTTTACGGCAGTTAAATTGTCTTCTTTCAATTGAAAAAAAAAGATTCTATTATTATTGTCGATGA
- a CDS encoding GNAT family N-acetyltransferase → MNILIKETDESDLNNIKQLWADRDVMQFVGFPDGLVQSDVDMKSWYKRIKAEYPRTNHYSIYDDGTYCGEAYYSIDGEHNFLASLDIKLLKHARGKGIGEKGLRFAIEEAFKHGAEKVFVDPNPKNLKAIALYEKLLFKRVQCPPHLLEEVETYKAVYMEKENPYF, encoded by the coding sequence TTGAATATTTTAATAAAAGAAACGGATGAATCCGATTTAAACAATATAAAACAATTATGGGCGGACAGAGATGTTATGCAATTTGTCGGCTTTCCCGACGGACTCGTGCAATCGGATGTCGATATGAAAAGTTGGTACAAGCGGATAAAAGCCGAATATCCTCGCACCAATCACTACTCGATTTATGATGACGGCACATATTGCGGCGAAGCCTATTATTCAATTGACGGTGAACATAATTTTTTGGCGAGTCTTGATATTAAATTGCTAAAACATGCTCGCGGTAAAGGTATCGGCGAAAAAGGTTTACGATTTGCAATCGAAGAAGCCTTCAAGCATGGAGCGGAAAAAGTGTTTGTTGACCCGAATCCTAAAAACCTAAAAGCGATTGCCCTCTATGAAAAGCTCCTGTTTAAGCGGGTGCAATGTCCACCCCATTTACTCGAAGAAGTTGAAACCTATAAAGCTGTGTATATGGAAAAAGAAAATCCATATTTTTGA
- a CDS encoding ion transporter: MIDRKAQTKQKGIKGFLYWYLESEYNAKQIYSDIVILVIVLLSVTLTCFELYHQDKNLPAWIFQLDNVLTVFFIIEYAVRFYIATDFISDIKKTGFFSALFNKLEWVFSPSALLDLIALLPLIRFLRVLKAFRFLRFVKLLRFLRILKLRKFFSHISLLVRSLKESYFSFLVLFAATFVIVILNSIGLFLAESSNSGGQSLFPHIVYTLKLIGFTDDKPATITGKIFASLTLFANIAFIGFFISIISSKMGEIMENIKKGKLGSLDIKDHIVLCGYTNSSKKVIEELLSNKKFCSKKIVLITEQENPDINGIIYVNGDYSDVEVLRKVNIKEAVLAVVFSESKEKETIKNVDMRTVLTVYNIEQENPAVHTIAEIINEKNAEIIQEKIKGDEIVFKETIDAHLIVNCIRHPYISPMLYDFLNLDGRILREEKLSYFGFKGATTFKDLKQHQVDSDIVIIGYIDSENHAYLAPKNSVCITPEDRIIYIDESETK; this comes from the coding sequence ATGATAGATAGAAAAGCACAAACAAAACAAAAAGGCATTAAAGGTTTTTTATATTGGTATCTTGAAAGTGAATATAATGCAAAACAAATTTACAGCGATATTGTTATTTTGGTTATTGTTTTACTTTCCGTAACGCTGACATGTTTTGAATTGTATCATCAAGATAAAAATTTACCGGCATGGATATTTCAACTTGACAATGTCTTAACTGTTTTTTTCATTATCGAATATGCCGTGAGGTTTTACATTGCAACCGATTTTATATCCGATATAAAAAAGACAGGATTTTTCTCTGCACTGTTCAATAAACTTGAATGGGTTTTTTCACCGTCGGCATTATTGGATTTAATTGCATTGCTGCCGCTTATCCGTTTTTTACGCGTACTCAAAGCTTTCCGCTTTTTGCGGTTTGTAAAGTTGCTGCGCTTTTTACGCATTCTGAAATTGCGGAAATTTTTTTCACATATTTCATTACTTGTGCGGAGTCTAAAAGAATCATATTTTTCATTTTTAGTTTTATTCGCCGCAACATTTGTAATCGTTATTTTAAATTCAATCGGTTTATTTTTAGCCGAAAGCTCAAATTCAGGCGGACAATCATTATTTCCGCACATTGTGTATACCTTAAAACTTATCGGCTTTACCGACGATAAACCGGCAACAATAACCGGAAAAATATTTGCATCATTGACGCTGTTTGCCAATATAGCATTTATCGGTTTTTTCATTTCAATCATATCATCAAAGATGGGGGAAATTATGGAAAATATAAAAAAAGGAAAATTAGGGTCGTTAGATATTAAAGACCATATCGTGTTATGCGGTTACACCAATTCTTCAAAAAAAGTAATTGAAGAATTATTAAGCAACAAAAAGTTTTGTTCAAAAAAAATTGTGCTTATTACGGAACAGGAAAATCCCGACATCAACGGTATTATTTATGTGAACGGCGACTATTCCGATGTTGAGGTTTTGCGTAAAGTAAATATCAAAGAAGCCGTGCTTGCCGTTGTTTTTTCCGAAAGCAAAGAAAAAGAAACTATAAAAAATGTCGATATGCGTACCGTATTAACCGTGTACAATATTGAACAGGAAAATCCGGCAGTTCACACAATTGCAGAAATAATCAACGAAAAGAATGCCGAAATCATACAGGAAAAAATAAAAGGCGACGAAATCGTTTTTAAAGAAACAATCGATGCACACTTAATCGTTAACTGCATTCGTCATCCGTATATTTCACCGATGCTCTATGATTTTTTGAATTTAGACGGTAGAATTTTACGGGAAGAAAAATTATCTTATTTCGGATTTAAAGGAGCAACAACTTTCAAAGACTTAAAACAACATCAAGTTGACTCCGATATTGTCATTATCGGTTATATTGATTCGGAAAATCATGCATATTTAGCGCCTAAGAATTCCGTCTGCATCACCCCCGAAGATAGAATAATTTATATTGATGAATCCGAGACAAAATAA
- a CDS encoding restriction endonuclease: MKRRYWLHRISYLENISYPMLENGLLSIGFSDFCNTEFLNKVSENDWDFFEEEFQKRWEFLPKNRYNLWRFVAEMDKGNWVIVPSLKSFSVYEITDAYAFLASDKTLTLPATDWNGIPILRDKKTGLLKLKNKDDSIDLGFIRKVKPICKDIPRKEYADAGLTARMKIRSTNADICDLAESITHAIKNFKINKPINLKSEIFNKSIPVCKDVIKKYLNPDKFEQLIKKYFETLGASSVIIPAKNPSEKKGCEDVDIVAYFDKISTAVNIQAKFHDGETSDWAVQQISEFAKTQKYNNDEYSNQYWVISMADSFSEKCQKLAIENKVKLINADQFIEMLLNMGIQNLDVL, translated from the coding sequence ATGAAAAGAAGATATTGGTTACATCGAATTTCATATTTAGAAAATATCAGTTATCCGATGTTGGAAAACGGATTATTATCTATCGGGTTTTCCGATTTTTGTAATACCGAATTTTTGAATAAGGTATCGGAAAATGATTGGGATTTTTTTGAAGAGGAATTTCAAAAACGCTGGGAGTTTTTGCCGAAAAACAGGTATAACCTTTGGAGGTTTGTCGCTGAAATGGATAAGGGTAATTGGGTTATTGTACCTTCATTGAAGAGCTTTTCCGTTTATGAAATAACCGATGCATACGCATTTTTAGCTTCGGATAAAACGCTTACATTGCCTGCAACTGATTGGAATGGTATACCAATCCTTCGTGATAAAAAAACAGGGCTGTTAAAATTAAAGAATAAAGACGATTCCATCGATTTAGGTTTTATACGAAAAGTAAAACCTATCTGTAAAGATATTCCGCGTAAAGAATATGCCGATGCAGGATTAACTGCTCGGATGAAAATACGCAGTACAAACGCAGATATCTGTGACTTAGCGGAAAGCATTACGCACGCAATTAAAAACTTCAAAATCAATAAACCGATAAACTTAAAGTCGGAAATTTTTAATAAATCAATACCCGTCTGTAAAGATGTTATTAAAAAATACTTAAATCCGGATAAGTTTGAACAACTTATTAAAAAATACTTTGAAACTCTCGGTGCAAGTAGTGTTATAATTCCTGCAAAAAATCCCAGTGAAAAAAAAGGATGTGAGGATGTTGATATTGTCGCATATTTTGATAAGATTTCAACTGCTGTAAATATTCAAGCAAAATTTCACGATGGAGAAACCTCAGACTGGGCTGTTCAACAAATAAGTGAATTTGCAAAAACACAAAAATACAATAATGATGAATATTCAAATCAATATTGGGTTATTTCAATGGCAGACAGTTTTTCTGAAAAATGTCAAAAACTAGCAATCGAAAACAAAGTAAAATTAATTAATGCCGATCAATTTATCGAAATGTTGCTTAATATGGGTATTCAAAATTTAGATGTTTTATAG
- a CDS encoding DUF1667 domain-containing protein, protein MQIKNFTCTACPRGCGLTVRIENSEKQNLNEITVTGNKCPKGETYGKQEAVCPMRMLTTTVACIAGGNKRLSVKLSGPVPLKSFPEYMRHIRSVTVLSSCKAGDVIVKDFCASGTDLIATGSYDISGIVLNSLDGSSETGSSEGGIL, encoded by the coding sequence ATGCAAATAAAAAACTTTACGTGTACGGCTTGTCCGCGAGGATGCGGGTTAACGGTTCGGATTGAAAATTCCGAAAAACAAAATTTAAACGAAATTACCGTTACGGGAAATAAGTGCCCCAAGGGAGAAACTTACGGAAAGCAGGAAGCCGTTTGCCCTATGCGAATGCTTACAACAACGGTTGCATGTATTGCAGGCGGAAACAAAAGACTGTCGGTAAAACTGAGCGGCCCCGTTCCTTTAAAATCTTTTCCCGAATATATGCGGCATATTCGCTCCGTTACAGTATTATCTTCGTGTAAAGCCGGGGACGTTATCGTAAAGGATTTTTGTGCGAGCGGAACCGATTTAATTGCAACCGGGTCTTATGATATTTCCGGTATAGTCTTGAATTCTTTAGACGGAAGTTCCGAAACCGGAAGCTCCGAAGGAGGTATTTTATGA
- a CDS encoding FGGY-family carbohydrate kinase, which yields MKTVLTVDCGTQSLRAMIFDLSGNLLASSRIPYKPHTTPKPGWAEQEVSVYWNALKNAIGLLKKENTEAFKNLCGMGVTTMRATTVLIDKDGEVLRSAIVWLDNRTARGPFHPNGLMRAVFHAAGLYDAIVTVQSSAKINWIREQEPEIWNKTWKVLFLSGWFIYKLTGEVCDAAASMIGYVPFVNKKRDWAEKPSIEQLLIPLEKEKRNKIVESGTLIGLLTKAASEELGLPEGLPLIACGSDKACETIGAGVTDSSVAALSFGTMATIEVCADKYFEYKKLFPAYCGVIPGTWLSELEVFRGYWMISWFKEELGKEECRRAEELGVIPETVLDKLLDEAPAGGRGLMLQPYWGASIFDKYAKGSIIGFGDVHGRGDLYRAIIEGLAYSLREGLEIIEAKGKFKCEKVAASGGASQSDAICQITSDILNRSLVRCKITEASSLGVAVITAAGIGAYSSIGEAAKQMVVYEKEFIPGREHRELYDGLFSVYKKIYPALKDICKDIQKVTDYPETKKMNE from the coding sequence ATGAAAACGGTTTTAACTGTAGACTGCGGAACGCAAAGTTTACGCGCAATGATTTTCGATTTAAGCGGCAACCTTTTAGCTTCTTCCCGTATTCCTTATAAGCCTCATACTACTCCCAAACCGGGCTGGGCGGAACAGGAGGTAAGTGTTTATTGGAATGCCCTTAAAAATGCAATCGGTTTATTAAAAAAAGAAAATACGGAAGCTTTTAAGAATCTTTGCGGTATGGGTGTTACAACAATGAGGGCAACTACAGTCTTAATCGATAAAGACGGAGAAGTATTGCGTTCTGCAATTGTTTGGCTCGACAATAGAACCGCCCGCGGACCGTTTCACCCTAACGGACTTATGCGTGCGGTTTTCCATGCGGCAGGTTTATACGATGCGATAGTTACGGTTCAATCCAGTGCCAAAATAAATTGGATACGCGAGCAGGAGCCTGAAATTTGGAATAAAACTTGGAAAGTGCTTTTTCTTTCAGGTTGGTTTATTTATAAACTTACGGGCGAGGTGTGCGATGCTGCGGCTTCAATGATAGGATATGTTCCCTTTGTAAACAAAAAACGGGATTGGGCTGAAAAACCTTCGATTGAACAGCTTTTAATTCCGTTGGAAAAAGAAAAACGGAACAAAATAGTGGAAAGCGGAACTCTTATCGGCCTTCTTACAAAGGCGGCTTCGGAAGAATTGGGTTTACCTGAGGGTTTGCCTCTTATTGCCTGCGGAAGCGATAAGGCTTGCGAAACCATAGGAGCGGGAGTTACGGATTCTTCCGTTGCTGCTTTAAGTTTCGGCACAATGGCTACAATAGAAGTTTGCGCGGACAAATATTTTGAATATAAAAAACTTTTCCCCGCTTATTGCGGCGTTATACCCGGCACTTGGCTTTCGGAATTGGAAGTGTTCCGCGGTTATTGGATGATAAGCTGGTTTAAAGAGGAATTAGGCAAGGAAGAATGTAGACGTGCGGAAGAGTTGGGCGTAATCCCCGAAACCGTTTTGGATAAACTTTTGGACGAGGCTCCGGCAGGCGGTAGAGGTTTAATGCTTCAGCCTTATTGGGGTGCAAGTATTTTCGATAAATATGCAAAGGGCAGTATAATAGGCTTCGGCGATGTTCACGGCAGGGGCGATTTATATCGTGCCATCATCGAAGGCTTGGCATATTCTTTGCGGGAAGGTTTGGAAATAATTGAAGCAAAAGGCAAGTTTAAATGTGAAAAGGTTGCAGCTTCGGGAGGAGCCTCTCAAAGCGATGCAATTTGTCAAATTACTTCGGATATTTTAAATAGAAGTTTGGTGCGATGTAAAATTACGGAAGCTTCTTCTTTAGGCGTTGCAGTTATTACCGCAGCGGGAATCGGAGCGTACTCTTCCATAGGGGAAGCTGCAAAACAAATGGTTGTTTACGAAAAAGAATTTATTCCGGGTCGGGAGCACAGAGAATTATATGACGGACTTTTTTCGGTTTATAAAAAAATATATCCGGCATTAAAAGATATTTGTAAGGATATTCAAAAAGTAACCGACTATCCGGAAACCAAAAAGATGAACGAATAA
- the larE gene encoding ATP-dependent sacrificial sulfur transferase LarE, which yields MNSELKIKYNKLLSLILEYLQNGLCLALSGGVDSGLLAGVTARLLQNKTVYTKTFALNFFKNKFYAVTFKTPLYSDEEIVAAKKLCKELKINHFVIPVDMEKMPKALFKNPKDRCFICKKAMFKNVIKFCKEKKLCTIIDGTNFDDLSVYRPGKKALEELNIKSPLAECGFTKNEIRSLAEELELNSIAKKPSAPCFATRLPYGTFLDIPLLKKIEESEKFLHKSGFAECRIRFHNPVVRIEIPENLFTEFLEQKKKIISKIKSKGFKYITLDIEGLRSGSMDE from the coding sequence ATGAATTCCGAACTTAAAATAAAATATAATAAACTTCTTTCACTTATTTTAGAATACTTGCAAAACGGATTATGTCTTGCACTTTCAGGCGGTGTCGATAGCGGTTTACTGGCAGGAGTTACCGCACGGCTTTTACAAAATAAAACCGTTTATACAAAAACTTTTGCATTGAATTTTTTTAAAAATAAATTTTATGCCGTAACCTTTAAAACTCCTCTTTATTCCGATGAAGAAATTGTTGCGGCAAAAAAATTATGCAAAGAACTGAAAATAAATCATTTTGTTATTCCCGTAGATATGGAAAAAATGCCTAAGGCTCTTTTTAAAAACCCTAAAGACAGATGTTTTATTTGTAAAAAAGCTATGTTTAAAAATGTAATTAAATTCTGTAAAGAAAAAAAACTGTGTACTATTATAGACGGAACGAATTTTGATGACCTTTCGGTTTATCGTCCGGGGAAAAAAGCTTTGGAGGAGCTTAATATAAAAAGCCCGCTTGCCGAATGCGGCTTTACAAAAAATGAAATAAGAAGTCTTGCCGAAGAATTGGAGCTTAATTCCATTGCGAAAAAGCCCTCGGCACCTTGCTTTGCAACGCGCCTTCCTTACGGAACATTTTTGGATATACCTCTTTTAAAAAAAATAGAAGAAAGCGAAAAGTTTTTACACAAAAGCGGTTTTGCGGAATGCCGTATACGTTTTCATAATCCTGTAGTACGTATTGAAATACCTGAAAACCTGTTTACAGAATTTTTAGAGCAAAAGAAAAAAATTATTTCAAAAATAAAGAGCAAGGGGTTTAAATATATAACTCTCGATATTGAGGGCTTACGTTCGGGGAGTATGGACGAGTAA
- a CDS encoding ABC transporter ATP-binding protein, with product MNNLKKLLSYMKGQGSLYFTALMFTLISQVIVAMQPQLIKITIDSVLGGAALPDAWLSSFISPFQNHLNGFTGLLIMAAFIVFFSFIRGVFTFARINLASIATERSIKNLRNKLYNHIQLLPYSFHSKAETGDLIQRCTSDIETVRLALYSQIMDTVSAVFLVIYTLYLMSRTNTKLMLISLTIMPITFFSSVIFFKKIQKLFKKATEYEAAMTTAVQENLTGIRVVKAFTRHQYEMEKFKKRSETYRNQNLKINKCFAVFWGLTDALSLGQVFGIILYGSLLAYRSEISAGDLVAFISYTGMLIWPVRRLGRIISNIGKAFVAVDRIEKILNEKEEEIFPTNEKPEIKGNIIFDSVSFTYPQTDTADTVSKENGSGQAQDKIKSKPALDNISFSIKSGETTAILGPTGSGKSSLVHLLARLYEYDSGSIKIDGKELNTIDKGWIRSQIGLVLQEPFLYGRTIMENIKLSNPDISDKTAKHYSKVASLDGEIINFEKGYDTLVGERGVSLSGGQKQRLAIARTLIKDAPVLIFDDSLSAVDTQTDIHIREALHKEKGNKTMIIISHRISTVCDADNIIVLENGKITQQGKHEELIKREGLYKRIYKIQSSIQN from the coding sequence ATGAACAACTTAAAAAAATTACTGTCTTATATGAAAGGACAAGGCTCCTTGTATTTTACCGCATTGATGTTTACGCTTATTTCGCAAGTAATTGTTGCAATGCAGCCTCAACTAATTAAAATTACAATCGACTCCGTTTTAGGCGGTGCAGCCTTACCTGATGCGTGGCTTTCATCTTTTATTTCACCTTTTCAAAATCATTTAAACGGTTTTACCGGCCTTTTAATTATGGCGGCTTTTATAGTTTTTTTCTCTTTTATAAGAGGGGTATTTACCTTTGCAAGAATCAATCTTGCAAGCATTGCAACGGAGCGTTCAATAAAAAATTTACGGAATAAACTGTACAATCATATTCAGCTTTTACCTTATTCATTTCATTCAAAAGCGGAAACGGGAGATTTAATTCAGCGTTGTACTTCCGACATAGAAACTGTAAGGCTTGCTTTATATTCACAAATTATGGATACGGTAAGCGCCGTGTTTTTAGTAATTTATACATTGTATCTGATGTCGAGGACAAATACAAAGCTGATGCTTATCTCGCTTACGATTATGCCTATTACGTTTTTTTCTTCCGTAATATTTTTTAAAAAAATACAAAAATTGTTTAAAAAAGCGACGGAATATGAAGCTGCGATGACAACGGCGGTTCAGGAAAACCTTACGGGGATACGTGTGGTAAAAGCGTTCACCCGTCATCAGTATGAAATGGAAAAATTTAAAAAGCGGAGTGAAACGTATAGAAATCAAAATTTGAAAATAAATAAATGTTTTGCGGTCTTTTGGGGGCTTACCGATGCTCTTTCTCTTGGGCAAGTTTTCGGTATTATCTTATACGGAAGTCTTTTGGCATATCGCTCGGAAATCTCAGCGGGCGATTTGGTAGCCTTTATTTCGTACACCGGTATGCTTATATGGCCGGTGCGCCGTTTGGGAAGAATTATAAGTAATATAGGAAAAGCCTTTGTAGCGGTTGACAGGATTGAAAAAATCTTAAACGAAAAAGAAGAGGAAATTTTTCCTACAAACGAAAAACCTGAAATTAAGGGCAACATTATTTTTGACTCCGTTTCATTTACATATCCGCAAACGGATACGGCGGATACTGTAAGTAAAGAAAACGGAAGCGGTCAAGCTCAAGATAAAATAAAAAGCAAACCGGCACTTGATAATATTTCTTTCAGTATAAAAAGCGGAGAAACAACGGCAATTTTAGGACCTACCGGTTCAGGGAAAAGCTCATTGGTTCATTTACTTGCGCGGCTTTACGAATACGATTCAGGCTCGATTAAGATTGACGGTAAAGAATTAAATACTATCGACAAGGGCTGGATACGCTCGCAAATCGGACTTGTTTTGCAAGAGCCTTTTTTATACGGCAGAACAATTATGGAAAACATAAAGCTGAGTAATCCGGATATTTCCGATAAGACGGCAAAACATTATTCCAAAGTTGCCTCTCTGGACGGCGAAATAATCAATTTTGAAAAAGGTTATGACACTCTTGTGGGCGAGCGCGGGGTTTCTCTTTCCGGAGGGCAAAAGCAGAGGCTTGCCATTGCGCGTACTCTTATAAAAGATGCTCCCGTTTTAATTTTTGACGATTCTCTTTCTGCGGTAGACACTCAAACGGACATACACATAAGAGAGGCTTTGCATAAAGAAAAAGGAAACAAAACTATGATAATTATTTCGCATAGAATCTCGACTGTTTGCGATGCCGATAATATTATCGTTTTGGAAAACGGAAAAATAACTCAACAGGGAAAACACGAAGAGCTTATAAAGCGGGAAGGCTTATACAAACGTATTTATAAAATTCAATCGTCAATACAAAACTGA